The proteins below are encoded in one region of Bacteroides uniformis:
- a CDS encoding efflux RND transporter permease subunit translates to MKLDRFINRPVLSTVISILIVILGVIGLATLPITQYPDIAPPTVSVSATYQGANAQTVLNSVIAPLEDQINGVENMMYMSSSATNSGSGDISIYFKQGTDPDMAAVNVQNRVSMAQGLLPAEVTKIGVTTRKRQTSMLMVFSIYDEKDQYNIEFLENYANINLIPEVKRVNGVGDAMVLGQDYSMRIWLKPDVMAQYKLIPNDVVAALSEQNIEAAPGQLGERGNQTYQYTLRYKGRLQQTTEFENIVIKALENGEILRLKDVANVELGRLSYGFNNMVNGHKAVSCIIFQMAGSNATQTISDIEALLDDYSSKLPAGLKINIAQSANDFLFASIHEVIKTLIEAFILVFIVVYIFLQDMRSTLIPAIAIPVALIATFFVLKLIGFSINLLTLSAMVLAIAIVVDDAIVVVEGVHAKLDQGYKSARTASIDAMSELGGAIVSITLVMMSVFVPVSFMGGTAGTFYRQFGLTMAIAIGFSALNALTLSPALCAIFLKPHNGGHESLKERVGVAAKEARKIMIARYADSIGRLMRPGITLLFVTVAILGMIFGLFSFSEHPILCSLMIIISVLALAGMTTDKFKQSFNDSYNGILGKYKKQVLFFIQKRWISAGLVIGSIVLLGVFMQITPTGMVPNEDTGTIMGAVTLPPGTSQERAQEILNRVDSLVAADPAVQSRTVISGYSFLGGQGPSYGSLIIKLKNWEERSTMQNSTIVYATLYMRAQKIIKEAQVLFFAPPMIPGYSASSDIELNMQDKTGGDLNHFFDVVNNYTAALEARPEINSAKTSFNPHFPQYQLDIDAAACKKAGISPNDILTTLQGYYGGLYASNFNSFGKMYRVMVQAEPDATKNMETLQSIKVRNGNEMAPITQFISIKKVYGPDVISRFNLYTSMKVMVAPASGYTSGQALQAIAEVAQENLPAGFGYELGGMAREEAETSGSTTGLIFILCFVFVYLLLSAQYESYILPLSVLLSVPFGLLGSFLFVGGIGALGSIPALKMILGTMSNDIYMQIALIMLMGLLAKNAILIVEFALERRRMGMSITWAAVLGAAARLRPILMTSLAMIVGLLPLMFASGAGANGNRTLGTSAIGGMLIGMILQIFIVPALFVAFQYLQEKFKPMEWEDVDNSDAEPEIEQYTK, encoded by the coding sequence ATGAAATTAGATAGATTTATTAACCGTCCGGTACTATCAACGGTAATTTCCATCCTGATAGTAATCTTAGGAGTTATTGGTCTGGCTACCTTGCCTATCACCCAATACCCGGACATTGCACCTCCCACCGTATCGGTAAGTGCGACTTACCAAGGTGCCAATGCCCAAACGGTGCTTAACTCCGTTATCGCTCCGCTGGAGGACCAGATTAACGGTGTGGAAAATATGATGTATATGAGTTCGAGCGCCACCAACAGCGGTTCGGGCGACATCTCCATCTACTTCAAGCAAGGTACCGACCCCGATATGGCAGCGGTGAACGTACAGAACCGCGTTTCCATGGCGCAAGGCTTGCTGCCTGCCGAAGTTACCAAAATCGGTGTAACCACCCGTAAACGCCAGACTTCCATGTTGATGGTATTCTCCATCTATGATGAAAAAGACCAGTACAACATCGAGTTCCTGGAAAACTACGCCAACATCAACCTTATCCCTGAGGTGAAACGTGTCAACGGTGTGGGCGATGCCATGGTATTGGGACAAGACTACTCCATGCGTATCTGGCTGAAACCTGATGTAATGGCCCAATACAAACTTATCCCCAACGATGTGGTTGCCGCCTTGAGCGAACAGAACATCGAAGCGGCTCCCGGCCAGTTGGGTGAGCGCGGTAACCAAACCTACCAGTATACCCTGCGCTACAAAGGACGTCTGCAACAGACTACGGAGTTCGAGAACATTGTCATCAAGGCCTTGGAGAACGGTGAAATACTCCGTCTGAAGGATGTAGCAAATGTGGAACTGGGCCGTCTGTCATACGGATTCAACAATATGGTAAACGGACATAAAGCCGTGAGTTGTATCATTTTCCAGATGGCAGGCAGTAATGCCACGCAGACCATCTCGGATATCGAGGCCCTACTGGACGACTATTCCAGCAAACTGCCCGCCGGCTTGAAGATAAACATTGCACAGAGTGCCAACGACTTCCTCTTCGCTTCCATACATGAGGTAATCAAGACATTGATCGAGGCCTTTATCCTGGTGTTCATCGTAGTGTATATCTTCCTGCAGGATATGCGCTCCACGTTGATTCCCGCCATCGCCATTCCCGTGGCGTTGATTGCCACCTTCTTCGTATTGAAACTGATTGGCTTCAGTATCAACTTGCTGACCCTTTCGGCCATGGTGCTTGCCATTGCGATTGTGGTCGATGATGCCATCGTCGTCGTCGAGGGCGTCCATGCCAAGCTGGACCAGGGCTACAAATCGGCCCGTACAGCTTCCATCGACGCCATGAGTGAACTGGGTGGTGCCATCGTCTCCATTACGTTGGTGATGATGTCCGTATTCGTTCCCGTGAGCTTCATGGGAGGTACGGCAGGTACTTTCTACCGTCAGTTCGGTTTGACCATGGCGATTGCCATCGGTTTCTCGGCTCTGAACGCCCTGACCTTGAGTCCTGCGCTGTGTGCCATCTTCTTGAAACCTCATAATGGAGGACACGAAAGTCTGAAAGAGCGTGTAGGCGTTGCCGCCAAGGAAGCGCGCAAAATTATGATTGCACGTTATGCCGACTCTATAGGCCGGTTGATGCGTCCCGGCATTACACTGCTCTTCGTGACGGTAGCTATCCTGGGCATGATTTTCGGTCTGTTCAGCTTCAGCGAACACCCCATTCTGTGTAGCTTGATGATTATCATCAGTGTGCTGGCGTTGGCAGGTATGACTACCGACAAGTTCAAACAATCCTTCAATGACTCATACAACGGTATCCTGGGCAAGTATAAGAAACAAGTGCTGTTCTTCATCCAGAAACGCTGGATATCGGCAGGACTGGTTATCGGCTCTATTGTACTGTTGGGCGTATTCATGCAGATAACCCCGACCGGTATGGTGCCCAACGAAGACACCGGTACCATCATGGGCGCTGTGACACTGCCTCCGGGCACTTCACAAGAACGCGCACAAGAGATTTTGAACCGTGTGGACAGCTTGGTTGCTGCAGACCCTGCCGTACAGTCACGTACCGTTATCTCAGGTTATAGCTTCTTGGGCGGTCAAGGCCCCTCCTACGGTTCACTCATCATCAAGCTGAAGAACTGGGAAGAACGTTCCACGATGCAGAACTCCACGATTGTGTACGCCACCTTGTACATGCGCGCCCAAAAGATTATCAAGGAAGCGCAGGTATTGTTCTTCGCGCCACCTATGATTCCGGGTTACTCGGCTTCAAGCGACATCGAGTTGAACATGCAGGACAAGACGGGTGGTGATTTGAACCACTTCTTCGACGTGGTGAACAACTATACTGCTGCCCTGGAAGCGCGTCCGGAAATCAACTCCGCCAAGACCTCCTTCAACCCCCACTTCCCGCAATACCAGCTGGACATTGATGCTGCCGCTTGTAAGAAAGCAGGCATCAGCCCCAATGATATCTTGACTACCTTGCAGGGATATTACGGTGGTTTGTATGCTTCCAACTTCAACAGCTTCGGTAAGATGTACCGCGTAATGGTACAAGCCGAACCTGATGCTACCAAGAATATGGAAACACTGCAAAGCATCAAGGTGCGCAACGGCAACGAGATGGCACCTATCACGCAGTTCATCTCCATCAAGAAAGTATATGGTCCTGACGTCATCAGCCGTTTCAACCTCTACACCTCCATGAAGGTGATGGTGGCTCCCGCATCAGGCTACACTTCCGGTCAGGCTCTGCAAGCCATTGCCGAAGTGGCGCAGGAAAACCTGCCTGCCGGTTTCGGTTATGAGTTGGGAGGTATGGCGCGTGAAGAGGCCGAAACGAGTGGCAGCACTACGGGACTCATCTTCATATTGTGCTTCGTATTCGTTTATCTGTTGCTGAGTGCCCAGTACGAAAGCTACATCCTGCCTTTATCCGTATTGCTGTCCGTGCCGTTCGGTCTGCTGGGTAGCTTCCTCTTTGTAGGCGGTATAGGCGCATTGGGCAGCATCCCGGCACTGAAAATGATTCTGGGTACGATGTCCAATGACATCTATATGCAGATTGCCCTCATCATGTTGATGGGTCTGTTGGCCAAGAATGCCATCTTGATTGTAGAGTTTGCCCTCGAACGCCGCAGAATGGGTATGAGTATCACCTGGGCAGCCGTATTGGGTGCCGCAGCCCGTCTGCGTCCTATCTTGATGACGTCGTTGGCAATGATTGTCGGTCTGCTCCCGCTGATGTTTGCTTCCGGTGCGGGTGCCAACGGTAACCGTACGCTGGGTACGTCTGCCATCGGCGGTATGTTAATCGGTATGATTCTGCAAATCTTCATAGTGCCCGCACTGTTCGTGGCATTCCAGTACCTGCAGGAGAAATTCAAGCCGATGGAATGGGAAGATGTGGACAACTCGGATGCAGAACCGGAGATTGAACAATATACAAAATAG
- a CDS encoding efflux RND transporter periplasmic adaptor subunit has protein sequence MKSRLVLLACCLALLSSCGQGDKGTGKAPEFAVIEAKTTTANLTNSYPATIKGKQDVEIRPMVSGFITKLHVDEGATVRKGQVLFSIDPVQQYQAAVNSAKAAVETAKAAVNTQELTVNNKRELNKKNIISDYDLQMAENQLAQTKAQLAQANAQLVNAKNNLSYTSVTSPSDGVVGSIPYRVGSLVSPSVASPLTTVADISEMYAYFSMTERQLLSQIREGGSTKEILEKMPDVQLQLIDGTMYADSGRVETISGVIDQTTGSVTMRALFPNKHNVLRSGSTGNVVFPNPLHDVIMIPQSATTEIQDKQFVFVLQPDNTLKNTEVKVFSLDDGKYYYVTEGLKAGEKIVIEGVQNLKDGQSITPITPAEKEAEYQKALKDQKEGNIQTAFQ, from the coding sequence ATGAAGAGTAGATTAGTATTATTGGCATGTTGCCTGGCACTGCTCAGCAGTTGCGGACAAGGCGACAAAGGAACGGGTAAAGCTCCCGAATTTGCAGTGATTGAGGCAAAGACCACCACTGCCAACTTGACAAACAGCTACCCTGCTACTATCAAGGGTAAACAAGATGTAGAAATCCGCCCGATGGTGAGTGGGTTCATCACAAAATTGCACGTGGATGAAGGCGCAACAGTGCGCAAAGGACAAGTGTTGTTCAGCATCGACCCCGTACAACAGTATCAGGCAGCCGTAAATTCGGCCAAAGCTGCTGTTGAAACAGCCAAAGCTGCCGTAAACACACAAGAACTGACTGTAAACAACAAACGTGAACTGAACAAGAAAAACATCATCAGTGACTACGATTTGCAAATGGCCGAAAACCAGCTGGCACAGACAAAGGCACAACTAGCACAAGCCAATGCCCAATTGGTCAATGCCAAGAACAACTTGTCATACACCAGTGTAACCAGCCCCAGTGACGGTGTAGTAGGTAGCATTCCCTACCGCGTAGGTAGCTTGGTTAGTCCTTCCGTAGCCAGCCCGCTGACTACCGTTGCCGACATCTCCGAAATGTACGCCTACTTCTCCATGACCGAACGCCAACTCTTGTCACAGATTCGTGAAGGCGGTAGCACCAAGGAAATTCTGGAAAAGATGCCGGATGTACAGTTGCAGCTCATCGACGGAACCATGTATGCCGACAGTGGCCGCGTGGAGACAATCAGCGGAGTCATTGACCAGACTACCGGTTCGGTAACCATGCGTGCCCTCTTCCCCAACAAGCACAACGTGCTGCGTAGTGGAAGCACCGGCAATGTGGTATTCCCCAACCCGCTGCATGATGTCATCATGATTCCACAGTCTGCCACTACCGAAATCCAGGACAAGCAGTTCGTATTCGTACTGCAACCGGACAACACGCTGAAAAATACCGAAGTTAAAGTGTTCAGCTTAGACGACGGCAAGTATTATTACGTGACGGAAGGTTTGAAAGCAGGCGAAAAAATCGTTATCGAAGGGGTACAGAACCTGAAGGACGGACAGTCCATCACGCCCATCACGCCTGCTGAAAAGGAAGCCGAATACCAGAAGGCCCTAAAAGACCAGAAAGAAGGCAATATTCAGACTGCGTTTCAATGA
- a CDS encoding Ig-like domain-containing domain has product MLERKRHTKMKPLFRRLLGGVAIAAALYSCASVGRIEGGPYDETPPRFISGTPTPGALHHNKNKLSIEFDEFIKLDKPNEKIVISPPQVQQPEIKSNGKKVVITLQDTLKPNTTYTFDFGDAIQDNNEGNPLENFFYSFSTGDRLDSMAVAGTVLNAANLEPVKGMLVGLHANLADSAFTKLPFERVGRTDSRGRFSIRGVAPGKYRIYALQDADQNFAYSQPTEVIAFNDSIIIPSMEERMRQDTTWIDSLTVDTIVERQYTHYLPDDVLLRAFKELSFSQRFLKAERLTPEKFSLYFTAPADTLPLLKGLNFNEEDAFVIEQPTGRNDTIHYWIKDSLLYKQDSLKMSITYLYTDSLKRLVPRTDTLNVLAKLTYDKQQKQKQEAKEKEQKEREKKKKKLKEGEVEEPEPTEFLAVDVYAPSAIDVYDYLTLSFTEPVASIDTTAFHLKLKVDSLWQDIPFDFMRDSLDLKRYNLFAEWAPGESYTFEVDSAAIRGLYGLFSDKIKKDFKAKKLEEYGQIFFNVHGADSLAFVELLDGQDKVLRTVPVVDGKADFYFLNPGKYGARLINDTNGNGVWDTGNYAEKRQPEMVYYYPMVLELKANFDLTQEWDIKAKSLDRQKPDELKKQKPDEDKKKQNRNKNNRSGNSSRNSGRGHSY; this is encoded by the coding sequence ATGTTAGAACGTAAACGCCATACTAAAATGAAGCCGCTTTTCCGCAGGTTGTTGGGGGGTGTTGCCATAGCTGCCGCACTGTATTCTTGTGCCAGTGTAGGCCGCATTGAAGGAGGACCTTATGATGAGACTCCTCCGCGTTTTATTTCCGGTACTCCCACGCCCGGCGCACTCCATCACAATAAAAATAAACTTTCCATTGAGTTCGACGAATTTATCAAGCTTGACAAGCCGAATGAGAAGATTGTAATATCCCCTCCGCAGGTGCAGCAGCCCGAAATTAAGTCTAATGGGAAGAAGGTGGTCATCACCCTGCAGGATACATTGAAACCCAATACCACTTATACATTCGATTTTGGTGATGCCATCCAGGATAATAATGAGGGGAATCCCTTGGAGAATTTCTTCTATTCTTTCTCTACGGGCGACCGTCTCGACTCTATGGCTGTGGCCGGTACAGTACTGAATGCGGCCAATCTTGAACCGGTGAAAGGAATGCTGGTCGGTCTGCATGCCAATCTGGCCGACTCCGCTTTTACCAAACTTCCTTTTGAGCGGGTGGGGCGTACGGACAGTCGCGGACGCTTCTCTATCCGTGGAGTGGCTCCCGGCAAGTATCGCATTTATGCCTTGCAGGATGCCGACCAGAATTTTGCCTATTCCCAGCCGACGGAAGTGATAGCTTTTAATGACTCTATCATCATTCCTTCCATGGAAGAGCGCATGCGCCAGGATACGACCTGGATAGACTCGCTGACAGTAGATACGATTGTAGAACGTCAATATACCCACTACCTTCCGGATGATGTTCTGCTGCGTGCTTTCAAGGAGCTTTCCTTCTCGCAACGTTTTTTGAAGGCCGAACGGTTGACTCCGGAGAAGTTTTCGCTCTATTTCACTGCTCCGGCAGACACGTTGCCTTTATTGAAAGGATTGAACTTTAATGAGGAAGATGCGTTTGTTATAGAACAGCCTACCGGCCGGAACGATACGATTCATTATTGGATAAAGGATTCTCTGCTCTATAAGCAGGATTCCCTGAAAATGAGTATCACCTATTTGTATACGGATAGCCTGAAACGATTGGTACCCCGTACCGATACTTTGAATGTGCTGGCGAAGTTGACATACGACAAGCAGCAGAAGCAGAAGCAGGAAGCGAAGGAAAAGGAACAGAAAGAGCGTGAGAAGAAAAAGAAGAAGTTGAAGGAAGGTGAGGTGGAAGAGCCCGAGCCGACGGAATTCCTGGCTGTAGATGTGTATGCCCCTTCTGCAATCGATGTATATGATTATCTTACTCTGTCGTTTACGGAGCCGGTGGCAAGCATAGATACCACCGCTTTCCATCTGAAACTGAAAGTGGACTCGTTGTGGCAGGATATCCCGTTCGACTTTATGCGCGACTCTTTGGACTTGAAGCGTTATAATCTGTTTGCCGAATGGGCACCCGGCGAAAGCTATACATTTGAAGTGGATTCTGCTGCCATACGCGGGTTGTACGGGTTGTTCTCCGACAAGATAAAGAAGGACTTCAAGGCCAAGAAGCTGGAAGAGTACGGGCAGATATTCTTTAATGTGCATGGAGCGGACTCTCTGGCTTTTGTGGAACTACTGGACGGTCAGGACAAAGTGCTGCGCACGGTGCCGGTGGTGGATGGGAAAGCCGATTTCTATTTCCTCAATCCGGGCAAATATGGAGCGCGGCTGATAAATGATACGAATGGGAATGGCGTCTGGGATACGGGAAACTATGCCGAGAAGCGCCAGCCTGAAATGGTTTACTATTATCCGATGGTTCTGGAGCTTAAAGCGAACTTTGATTTGACCCAGGAATGGGATATTAAGGCCAAGTCCCTGGATAGGCAGAAGCCGGACGAACTAAAAAAACAAAAACCAGATGAAGACAAGAAAAAGCAAAACAGGAACAAAAATAACCGCAGTGGCAATAGCAGCCGCAACAGTGGTAGAGGCCATAGCTATTAG
- a CDS encoding DUF3108 domain-containing protein, translating to MKTRKSKTGTKITAVAIAAATVVEAIAIRRKQLFILLMVGAVCLGTSQSVQAQCTAKNEAFQSGEHVMYDLYFNWKFIWKKVGLASLTTNATTYHSEPAFRFNLLCVGSKKTDFFFKMRDTLTCYVSDRLEPLYFRKAAEEGSRHTVDEAWFSYSDGLANVKQRRTWHNPVREAQEMEYSDSRCIFDMLSILAQARSYDPKDYKVGQKILFPMATGRRVEEQTLIYRGKEEVKANNDTVYRCLVFSFVEYKKGKEKEVITFFVSDDKNHLPIRLDMYLNFGSAKAFFKSVRGNRYPMTSVVRKK from the coding sequence ATGAAGACAAGAAAAAGCAAAACAGGAACAAAAATAACCGCAGTGGCAATAGCAGCCGCAACAGTGGTAGAGGCCATAGCTATTAGGCGGAAGCAATTGTTCATTCTATTAATGGTGGGAGCGGTCTGTTTGGGAACCTCCCAGTCTGTTCAGGCCCAATGTACTGCAAAGAATGAAGCTTTCCAGTCGGGCGAGCATGTCATGTACGATTTATATTTCAATTGGAAGTTCATTTGGAAGAAGGTGGGTCTGGCAAGCCTCACTACCAATGCCACGACTTACCATTCCGAGCCTGCATTTCGCTTTAACTTGCTTTGTGTAGGCAGTAAAAAGACCGATTTTTTCTTCAAGATGCGTGATACGTTGACTTGTTATGTCAGCGATAGGTTGGAGCCGCTCTACTTCCGTAAAGCGGCAGAGGAGGGAAGCCGCCATACGGTGGACGAGGCTTGGTTCTCCTACTCGGACGGACTGGCGAATGTAAAGCAGAGACGCACCTGGCACAATCCCGTGCGTGAGGCTCAGGAGATGGAATACAGTGATAGTCGCTGTATCTTCGATATGTTGAGCATTTTGGCGCAGGCGCGCTCTTATGACCCTAAAGACTACAAGGTAGGGCAGAAGATACTCTTTCCCATGGCCACAGGACGCAGGGTGGAAGAGCAGACGTTGATTTACCGCGGCAAGGAGGAGGTCAAGGCGAATAACGACACCGTTTACCGCTGCTTGGTATTCTCTTTCGTAGAGTACAAGAAAGGTAAGGAGAAGGAGGTCATCACCTTCTTCGTATCCGATGATAAGAACCACCTTCCCATTCGCTTGGACATGTATTTGAATTTCGGTTCGGCCAAGGCATTCTTCAAGAGTGTCCGGGGCAACCGCTATCCGATGACGTCTGTGGTAAGGAAAAAGTGA
- a CDS encoding PaaI family thioesterase, whose amino-acid sequence MTAQEFFKNDRFATNAGVELIEIKEGYSKARLVITAEHLNAGGRTQGGAIFTLADLALAAAANSHGTLAFSLSSNITFLRSSGPGDVLYAEARERYIGRTTGYYQIDVTNQEGKLIATFESSVFRKGDNITFSLPQTSSDSGCPGHS is encoded by the coding sequence ATGACCGCACAAGAGTTTTTTAAGAACGACCGCTTCGCCACGAATGCAGGTGTAGAACTGATAGAAATAAAGGAAGGATACAGCAAGGCACGCCTGGTTATCACGGCAGAGCATCTCAATGCGGGAGGCCGTACGCAAGGGGGTGCCATCTTCACCCTTGCCGACCTGGCACTGGCAGCAGCAGCCAACTCCCACGGAACATTGGCCTTCTCTCTTTCGTCCAATATCACCTTCCTGCGCAGCAGCGGACCGGGCGATGTACTGTATGCCGAAGCACGCGAACGCTACATCGGCCGCACCACCGGATATTACCAGATCGACGTCACCAACCAGGAGGGAAAACTGATTGCCACTTTCGAATCCAGTGTATTTAGAAAAGGGGATAACATCACTTTTTCCTTACCACAGACGTCATCGGATAGCGGTTGCCCCGGACACTCTTGA
- a CDS encoding glycoside hydrolase family 88 protein, producing MKTVLTTLGISLLVLAGCAGQKQAESNFIQENIDNAVAQETIQTDIIEKSGKILNPRTIDKDGNIVYVPIDDWCSGFFPGNIWHMYELTGDQKWLPLAEKYTEDLDSVQYLTWHHDVGFMIGSSYLNGYRFAGKEEYKPVIIQTAKSLSTRFRPAAGVLQSWDADKGWQAERGWKCPVIIDNMMNLELLFEASKLSGDSTFYNIARKHADTTMANHFREDNSCYHVVDYDPETGEVRKRQTAQGYADESAWARGQAWALYGYTMCYRYTHDAKYLEQAEKVYNFIFNNKNLPEDLVPYWDFDAPNIPNEPRDASAAACTASALYELSTYLPDKGYKETADRIMESLASPSYRAKVGTNGNFILMHSVGSIPHGAEIDVPLNYADYYFLEGLMRKRDLEK from the coding sequence ATGAAAACAGTCCTCACTACATTGGGAATCTCCCTCCTTGTATTGGCAGGTTGCGCAGGGCAAAAGCAGGCTGAAAGCAACTTTATCCAAGAAAACATTGATAATGCTGTGGCTCAGGAGACAATTCAGACAGACATTATCGAAAAATCCGGTAAAATCCTTAATCCCCGTACCATTGATAAGGATGGGAACATTGTCTATGTACCTATCGACGATTGGTGTTCCGGCTTCTTCCCCGGTAATATCTGGCATATGTACGAGTTGACCGGTGACCAGAAGTGGCTGCCGCTGGCAGAGAAGTATACCGAGGATTTGGATTCGGTACAATACCTTACCTGGCACCATGATGTGGGCTTTATGATTGGCAGCAGCTACCTGAACGGATACCGTTTTGCGGGTAAGGAGGAGTACAAGCCGGTCATCATACAGACAGCCAAATCATTGTCTACCCGTTTCCGCCCTGCAGCAGGCGTACTTCAGTCATGGGATGCAGACAAGGGGTGGCAGGCTGAACGTGGCTGGAAATGTCCCGTTATCATTGATAATATGATGAACCTCGAACTGCTGTTCGAAGCTTCCAAGCTGTCCGGCGACTCCACTTTCTATAACATAGCCCGGAAGCACGCCGATACGACTATGGCTAACCATTTCCGTGAGGACAACAGCTGCTATCATGTGGTGGATTATGACCCCGAAACCGGTGAAGTCCGTAAGAGACAGACTGCACAAGGCTATGCCGACGAGTCTGCTTGGGCACGTGGACAAGCGTGGGCCTTGTACGGCTATACCATGTGCTATCGCTATACACACGATGCCAAATACCTGGAACAGGCTGAAAAGGTCTACAACTTTATCTTCAACAACAAGAATCTTCCGGAAGACTTGGTTCCCTACTGGGATTTCGATGCTCCCAATATCCCGAATGAACCTCGCGATGCTTCGGCAGCTGCCTGCACGGCGTCCGCCCTTTACGAGCTGAGTACTTATCTGCCGGATAAGGGATACAAGGAAACCGCCGACCGGATTATGGAAAGCCTCGCTTCTCCTTCCTACCGTGCCAAGGTGGGTACCAACGGCAACTTCATCCTGATGCACTCTGTGGGCAGTATTCCTCACGGTGCGGAGATTGATGTACCGCTGAATTATGCCGACTATTACTTCCTGGAAGGATTGATGCGTAAAAGAGACTTGGAAAAATGA
- a CDS encoding sulfatase family protein: MKTQLNILLGGLGLFALQGCKAPQAEQSVQPNVIYVFPDQYRNQAMEFWGQEGFREKVNFRNDPVHTPRLNDFARESVVLTSAMSNCPLSSPHRGSLLTGMYPNKSGIPLNCNSSRPISSLREDAVCVSDVFCNAGYDCAYFGKLHADFPTPNDPERPGQYVEDRVPAWDAYTPKERRHGFNYWYSYGTFDEHKNPHYWDTEGRRHDPREWSPLHESGKVVSYLKNEGNVRDPKKPFFIMVGMNPPHSPYRSLDDCMEEDFNLYKNQPLDSLLVRPNADSKMLKAESARYYFASVTGVDRAFGQILDALKELGLDKNTIVVFASDHGETMCSQHTEDPKNSPYSESMNVPFLVRFPDKIKPRVDDLMLSSPDIMPTLLGLAGLADSIPAEVQGRNYAPLFFDEKADIVRPTGALYIQNLDGEKDAEGMVRSYFPSSRGFKSARYTLALYIDRENHKLVKSLLFDDEKDPYQMNNLSLEENQEVVKDLCAEMGKVLKEIDDPWYKEGILKDMIPY, from the coding sequence ATGAAAACTCAATTAAATATTTTGTTAGGTGGTTTAGGTTTGTTCGCCTTGCAGGGCTGTAAAGCCCCGCAGGCGGAACAATCCGTCCAGCCGAATGTCATTTACGTTTTTCCCGACCAATACCGTAATCAGGCGATGGAGTTCTGGGGCCAGGAAGGTTTTCGCGAGAAAGTGAACTTTCGGAATGACCCGGTGCATACCCCACGCTTGAATGATTTTGCCCGGGAGTCGGTGGTATTGACATCTGCCATGAGCAACTGCCCGTTGAGCAGTCCCCACCGTGGTTCTCTGTTGACGGGAATGTATCCTAATAAGAGTGGTATTCCATTGAATTGCAATTCGAGCCGTCCCATCAGCTCCCTGCGTGAGGATGCTGTGTGTGTGAGTGATGTTTTCTGCAATGCCGGATATGACTGTGCCTACTTTGGCAAACTGCATGCCGACTTTCCTACCCCCAACGACCCCGAACGTCCCGGACAGTATGTGGAAGACCGTGTACCTGCATGGGATGCCTATACGCCGAAAGAACGTCGTCATGGGTTCAATTACTGGTATTCTTACGGTACCTTTGACGAACACAAGAATCCGCATTACTGGGATACGGAAGGCCGTCGCCACGACCCGCGCGAGTGGTCACCGTTACACGAATCGGGCAAGGTGGTGTCTTATCTGAAGAACGAGGGGAATGTACGCGACCCGAAGAAACCTTTCTTCATTATGGTAGGCATGAATCCTCCCCATAGTCCGTACCGTTCTTTGGACGACTGTATGGAGGAAGATTTCAATCTCTATAAAAACCAGCCTCTGGACAGCTTGCTCGTCCGTCCGAATGCCGACTCCAAGATGCTCAAGGCAGAGAGTGCACGCTACTACTTTGCTTCTGTGACGGGTGTCGACCGTGCTTTCGGTCAGATACTTGATGCCTTGAAGGAACTCGGGCTGGACAAGAATACCATTGTCGTGTTTGCCTCCGACCATGGAGAGACCATGTGTAGCCAGCATACGGAAGACCCGAAGAATTCCCCGTACTCCGAGTCCATGAACGTTCCTTTCTTGGTGCGTTTTCCCGATAAGATTAAGCCTCGCGTGGACGACTTGATGCTTTCCTCGCCGGACATCATGCCTACCTTGTTGGGGCTTGCCGGTCTTGCCGACTCCATTCCGGCCGAGGTGCAGGGGCGCAACTATGCACCGCTTTTCTTCGATGAAAAGGCGGATATTGTACGTCCCACCGGCGCTCTCTACATCCAGAACCTGGACGGTGAGAAGGATGCGGAAGGCATGGTCCGTTCCTACTTCCCTTCGTCGCGCGGCTTTAAATCGGCGCGCTACACGCTGGCGCTCTACATTGACCGCGAAAACCATAAGCTGGTCAAAAGTTTGTTGTTTGACGATGAAAAGGACCCGTATCAGATGAATAACCTTTCTTTGGAAGAAAACCAAGAAGTCGTAAAAGACCTTTGCGCAGAGATGGGCAAAGTGTTGAAAGAGATTGATGATCCTTGGTATAAGGAAGGTATCTTGAAGGATATGATACCTTATTGA